The following are encoded in a window of Rubellicoccus peritrichatus genomic DNA:
- a CDS encoding lipopolysaccharide biosynthesis protein produces the protein MSNVAKISRKKTTLWTLFFAYTTIAYAVISGIVLVPLYLRYISVDLYGAWLASGNLLAWLTVIDPGISTVVLQRVSISYGEKNYSALMSYVNAGVLVTSAIVVIVVIGGWIVSIYLPEIIGFKEAEEGQILKDAFFLAVLGSALMLLSFSVGAANRGILGSIGPGLVVLFGNIGTLVLTLILLFWDFGLFAIAWGLFFRGASYLLGHVFYFLLRAYRDKMKVSISFERVTELFHLMAFTSFGKVGYVLTNNMDALLIARFLGPESVPVFVLTRRSYSVAEMILNRTGNAIAPSLSHLKGEGDRVKVQGILYRLLRLNIWLLGLAFAGFFAFNDDFVRLWVGERFFAGSFVSYLLCIWMVASVILTLMQTLCIALGDIKRNAAIQFVQAIIIFPLLVSGIYFFGFIGAVMAPLIGLIAISSWYYPKSLSHHGSMTRGAWKRLKVEAIRSILLGVTVGALFLGLKPGDWLSFILCAAALVLLYCISLFLVSHSARDVFKHFAQRINLLPS, from the coding sequence ATGTCTAACGTAGCCAAGATTAGTCGAAAAAAAACAACTTTATGGACTTTGTTTTTTGCTTACACGACTATTGCCTATGCAGTCATCTCAGGAATCGTGTTAGTGCCCCTTTACTTGCGATATATTTCAGTTGATTTATATGGAGCTTGGTTAGCTAGTGGGAATCTGCTGGCATGGTTAACTGTTATCGATCCGGGCATTTCAACTGTGGTTCTTCAGCGAGTGAGTATTTCATATGGTGAAAAAAACTATAGTGCATTGATGAGTTATGTTAATGCTGGGGTTTTAGTCACAAGTGCAATAGTTGTGATCGTTGTGATTGGGGGCTGGATCGTGTCGATTTATCTTCCTGAGATCATTGGTTTTAAGGAGGCCGAGGAAGGGCAAATTCTTAAAGATGCATTTTTTCTTGCAGTATTGGGATCTGCCCTGATGTTGCTTTCATTTTCAGTTGGTGCTGCAAATAGAGGCATTTTGGGGAGCATTGGTCCGGGGCTAGTAGTTCTGTTTGGGAATATTGGGACATTGGTTTTAACGCTCATACTATTGTTTTGGGATTTTGGACTCTTTGCAATTGCATGGGGGCTTTTCTTTAGAGGGGCATCATATCTATTGGGACATGTCTTTTACTTTTTATTGAGAGCATATCGGGATAAGATGAAGGTCTCAATTAGTTTTGAGAGAGTTACAGAATTATTTCATCTCATGGCTTTTACTTCATTTGGCAAAGTCGGATATGTTTTAACAAATAATATGGATGCCTTGTTGATTGCGCGTTTTCTCGGTCCTGAATCGGTGCCAGTATTTGTTCTTACGCGACGAAGTTACTCAGTGGCCGAGATGATCCTAAATCGAACGGGTAATGCGATTGCTCCGAGCCTTTCTCACCTTAAGGGGGAAGGAGATCGTGTTAAGGTTCAGGGTATCCTTTATCGTTTACTTCGTCTTAATATATGGCTTTTAGGGTTGGCTTTTGCTGGCTTTTTCGCATTTAACGACGATTTTGTGCGGCTTTGGGTTGGCGAACGTTTTTTCGCTGGTTCCTTCGTTTCTTACTTGTTGTGTATATGGATGGTTGCTTCAGTGATTCTTACTCTGATGCAGACGCTTTGCATTGCTTTGGGGGATATTAAGCGTAATGCGGCTATTCAGTTTGTTCAGGCGATTATTATCTTTCCCCTTTTGGTTAGTGGCATTTACTTCTTCGGTTTCATTGGCGCTGTGATGGCTCCGCTAATTGGCTTGATTGCTATATCATCATGGTACTACCCTAAATCGTTGAGTCATCATGGCTCCATGACAAGAGGTGCTTGGAAGAGATTAAAAGTAGAGGCGATTCGCTCTATCTTGTTAGGTGTCACTGTTGGTGCGCTGTTTCTTGGCCTTAAGCCAGGAGATTGGTTGAGCTTCATACTTTGCGCTGCTGCTCTTGTGCTACTCTATTGCATTTCTCTTTTTCTGGTTTCGCATAGTGCAAGGGATGTATTCAAGCATTTTGCTCAGAGAATCAATTTATTGCCTAGTTGA
- a CDS encoding alpha-1,2-fucosyltransferase, with amino-acid sequence MPKKKKCRLLLCGGLGNQLFQYAFARCLSLRSQALLELDSVTMFEQDTKYDRTYELDAFKLPSEVTVRRSRRLFYRCELFMEKMVFRYLAFDQRPFMRESQSLQFFPDYNNWQLKRSVSLLGHWPSEHYFKDFKAQIKQDLMFRTGVCPKQASLAAEICSRTSAAVHVRRLQYENKLDINYYSLAMRQMREKVPGVHFYVFSDDPTWCRENGFDTIDVTLVDGQHLPAIEDFKLMTLCRHFIIANSTFSWWAAWLSEGSGSLIYRPPDHIWDALSPALIVDRWLSP; translated from the coding sequence ATGCCTAAAAAGAAGAAGTGTCGCTTACTCCTTTGTGGCGGCTTGGGCAATCAGTTGTTTCAATATGCCTTTGCAAGATGCCTTTCACTTCGCAGTCAGGCATTGCTTGAGCTCGACTCGGTTACCATGTTTGAGCAAGATACCAAATATGATCGAACTTACGAATTGGATGCCTTCAAATTGCCTTCAGAAGTAACTGTTAGAAGAAGTAGAAGGTTGTTTTATCGATGCGAGTTATTCATGGAGAAGATGGTTTTTCGTTATCTCGCATTCGATCAACGTCCTTTCATGCGTGAATCTCAATCACTTCAGTTTTTTCCAGATTATAACAATTGGCAACTCAAGCGTTCTGTCTCCTTACTTGGGCACTGGCCTAGTGAGCATTATTTTAAGGATTTTAAAGCGCAAATTAAGCAAGATCTGATGTTCAGAACAGGAGTGTGTCCCAAGCAAGCCAGTTTGGCAGCTGAAATATGTTCACGGACTTCGGCTGCAGTACATGTTAGAAGATTACAGTATGAGAATAAGTTAGATATCAACTATTATTCGCTAGCTATGAGGCAAATGCGAGAGAAAGTTCCAGGGGTTCATTTTTATGTGTTCAGTGATGATCCTACATGGTGTCGGGAGAATGGGTTTGATACTATAGATGTGACTTTAGTTGATGGGCAACATCTGCCCGCAATAGAGGATTTTAAACTTATGACACTATGCCGCCACTTCATTATTGCTAATAGTACTTTCAGTTGGTGGGCGGCTTGGTTAAGTGAAGGCAGTGGTAGTTTGATTTATCGACCTCCTGATCACATTTGGGATGCATTGAGTCCGGCACTTATAGTGGATCGCTGGTTGTCACCTTAG